The Nerophis ophidion isolate RoL-2023_Sa linkage group LG09, RoL_Noph_v1.0, whole genome shotgun sequence genome contains a region encoding:
- the degs1 gene encoding sphingolipid delta(4)-desaturase DES1: MGNWATREDYEWVYTDQPHADRRKEILAKYPQIKSLMGPDLRLKWIVCMMVAIQFLAFYLVKDLDWKWVLFWTYAFGSCINHSMTLAIHEISHNTAFGNNKALRNRYFAMFANLPIGLPYSASFKRYHLDHHRYLGGDGVDVDIPTDFEGWFFCTRFRKFIWIILQPLFYAIRPLCINPKPISQLEVTNVAVQLTFDILLYWVWGVKPVVYMLAGSLLGMGLHPISGHFIAEHYMFLKGHETYSYYGSLNLLTFNVGYHNEHHDFPSIPGRMLPMVKKIAAEYYDGLPQYTSWVKVLYDFIMDDTLSPYSRVKRKLKGDVKLE; the protein is encoded by the exons CTAAATATCCACAAATCAAGTCCCTTATGGGTCCTGACCTGAGGCTGAAATGGATCGTGTGCATGATGGTGGCCATACAGTTTTTAGCTTTCTATCTGGTCAAAGATTTGGATTGGAAATGGGTTTTGTTTTGGACTTATGCCTTCGGCAGCTGTATCAACCATTCAATGACCCTCGCTATTCACGAGATCTCCCACAACACCGCCTTTGGAAACAACAAAGCTTTGCGGAACCGATACTTTGCGATGTTCGCTAACCTCCCTATCGGCCTGCCGTACTCTGCCTCGTTCAAACGCTATCACTTGGACCATCACCGATACCTTGGAGGTGACGGCGTGGATGTAGACATCCCTACTGACTTTGAAGGCTGGTTCTTCTGTACGCGCTTTCGCAAGTTTATCTGGATTATTCTGCAGCCCCTCTTCTACGCCATCCGGCCTCTATGCATCAACCCCAAACCCATCAGTCAGCTGGAAGTGACCAACGTTGCTGTTCAGCTCACCTTTGACATTCTGCTCTACTGGGTATGGGGGGTCAAGCCTGTGGTGTACATGCTGGCTGGCTCCTTGCTGGGGATGGGTCTACACCCCATCTCTGGCCACTTCATAGCGGAGCACTACATGTTTCTCAAGGGTCATGAGACATACTCCTACTACGGCTCCCTCAACCTGCTCACCTTCAACGTGGGCTACCACAATGAACACCATGACTTCCCCAGCATTCCTGGGCGGATGCTGCCTATG GTGAAGAAAATTGCAGCAGAGTATTATGACGGGCTTCCTCAGTACACGTCGTGGGTGAAGGTCCTGTATGACTTCATAATGGATGACACATTAAGTCCGTACTCGCGCGTCAAGAGGAAGCTGAAAGGAGACGTCAAACTGGAGTGA